From the genome of Lytechinus pictus isolate F3 Inbred chromosome 4, Lp3.0, whole genome shotgun sequence:
tatgaacgagccagttacatccaaatgagagagtcgatgatgtcactcactcactatttcttttgttttttattgtttgaattatataatatttcaatttttacgaatttgatgattaggacctccttgcctgatgcacaaaatgttaaaataattgaattccacgtgttcagggaggaatgaaacttcatttcacatgacaatgacgagaaaatctaaatatttcataattcatataataaaatacaaaagaaatagtgagtgagtgatgtcatcagttccctcatttgcataccgaccgagatgtgcatataactgttttgtgaaatgaagcaaaactttaaaatgtcataactttcttatttcacatccgattttgatgaaattttcagtgttatgcttgttgaatttttctctttttattcaaatcaagtttttgttgtggtggacttgtcctttaaaagatACTGCAAAGTCCGTTTACTGAAGAAAGCAGAGTGATGTTTGAAATAGAGCAGCGATCTTGAGTACGAACTGAGACGGGTCACCATTTCGTTGAatgtattatgcaaataaatCAAAAGTCCAGTGAGATTACCATTGAGTCTAAATctaaaattaattgtaaaaaatACAAGTGCGTTATAAAGTAATATGTACACACTACTTTCATGTTTCGGATAATGCCTATAATATGTATGATAAGAAAAAACGAGAAAACAAAATGTCAATGTATGCCAATGCACTTGTATGCACGATGTTATGTATTAAACAAAGGTTAAACTAATTGTGGCGTCTATTATTTTTGCAGAATAATTTGCGGAAGGTATTTAAATTTCGCTAGCACAATTTCTTCAATATGGATTTTACACGACATTTCTTACTTAACAGTCGATCAAGTCCACTTTGTAGTTCATCGTTGTCTGTTAAAGCAGTGTAGAAAAGAGTGGGAATGATCTCAAATATCCATAGTTGACAAAAAGTGAGATTCCCTCTAATCATGTTAACCTCTTAATCCATTCAATAATGGTCTAAATAACACAAGGATAGACAAACAGTCAGTCGGGCCTCGGCCAAAGGTcggaattatttatttttggacAATCTTGATTTGGTTTCACGATAGGGTATGTTTCATAAAACCTATCGATGATTATATAATAATTCCAATCCGTACCACAATCACTTTGTCATGACTGGCCATTAAAACTCAAAGGGCTTCTGCAGCTTTTAACAGTAAGTTGGGGAATGATTTTACAGAAAGTTTTTAGACATCTCCATGATCATTGACAAGTATGTCATAGTATTTTGATGGAAGCAAGACAATTTAaagctgattttattttcatacatgtatttaaaaaattcaaaattaatataacaggcaaaattacatttttttttcaactcgtTCATCACTGAAATTagtaatgtttattattattattaagttggttatatgttatcattattactacttGAGGACTATCATTCTCATTTTCGTCATTAttgttgtcatcattatcattatcatcatactattattttaaacaatttttttgggaAGACTCCTGAATGGGATCCTGGATGTGACAAATATGGATTATCGGATGAAGCATGTGAACAAGCACAGAAGAACGGCAGCATCCCGTCCAACTATACATCAGATGGGGAGCTGGTCTACGCACAGTGTGAGAAATATAATGTGTCAGGAGTGGGATTCTGGCCTGGCATAGATCCGTCCAATTACAGCAGCGCAACGACGTCATGTGATGATGGATGGGTATACGATGATAGCCAATACGAGACGACGACAGTAACTGATGTAAGGTTTTGTTTCATTTCTAGTCATCTATATCgaatgactttaaaaaaaaactgtaaacCTACACAATTAATGACTGCTTAATTCTGTAATCGTTTGTGAATAGTACACTTTCAAACTTAATTGCAAGTGCTAAATTTCGTAGTAGTCGGagaagtagtagtcgtagtagtagtcgaagtagtagtagttgtagtagtagtagtagtagtagtagtagtagtagcagtagtcgaagtcgtagaagtagtagtcgAATTAATCGtcgtagtagttgtagtagtagtagtagtactactagtagtagtagtagtagttgtagtagtagtagtagtagtagtagtagtagtagtagtagtagtaactaCAAACCACAAGAAGGATAATACTGATGACAATATTGTTATAACAAGCATAATACTCTCCAGCGCCTCTTTGTTCGTAACAACAGTTTGATCTGGTATGTGGCAAAGGTGACCTCACCCAAGTATCTCAATCAATATACTACGGAGGTTTCTTGGCTGGATCTATATTCTTCGGAATCCTCTCAGATGTGTAAGTTCTTTCTTTcactttgaaaatgaattctCGCTTCGCTAAGCTATTGCATTTTACAGACTGATGTTAATATATTGTGAAGGGAAGGATGTCTTCGGTCGGATACTGAAAGCAAGCAAAAAGAGCCAGTTTCAATAGTTTCCgccatttttgttcaatttttttcttataataaaCTGTTGATTATATGTCATCAGCGCTTACCAATATTAATATAAAGCACCAATAATGCGTTTTATGATTATTAGAATCATTATTGCGCTTAAATTatagataacaaaataaattgtcacTATCATTGCTGTCATTGGTGTTATATCTATTATGACTaatgtttaattgtttttatcattattattatcatttagttattttatttattagttttattacagttatcatcataatcattgtgattttttattatcattatcaccattttcattattattcctGCAGAATTGGTCGCTGGTGGACACTCTTTCTTACTAACCTTGTTTCTCTTATATCTGGAGTGGCTATCGTCTTTTCACCGACATGGTGGTTCTTCGCCACGATGCGTTTCTTTATGGGTTTCGGAAACATTGCCTTCAACATCACCCTGTATGTGATAGGTAAGAACATTATGGTAATGGACAGAGAGTTGTCAAACAAAGGTATTTTCAGTATTACGGTTCGCGTTTTCCCCATTTACGATAAGGGCTATTTAGAATAAATAATACTCAACAGGGTTTGTTTTGTTAGACTACGTCTCGTGAATTTTCATGGTATTCATGGAACAGGAGAAAGCGTAGTTTCCAACGTATTGCTCAACTGGTGCGGCGCGAACGGTAAAACGATGCGCCATTGTGAGTTTACTGCAGTCAATATCATTGACGGAAGTTCGAGTCTTGCCCAGAACGAAATTTCAAAAGCCTCTCTGGTTATTAAAAAGGTTTGATTCCAATCTGGCACCATAAATTTATGTCCCACATATCGGCATAtgcgggggggatgggggggacctgtccccctcccctaaatttgaggtgggttaaattttggttgatgacctttgttttgttttttgtttttttttgcttgtcaaaattttttgcgATCCCCTCCTTACATTTaggttgataattttttttttttttggggggggggcttgtcaaatttttcccgTGTCCATCGAAACATttcaggtgcccccccccctaaatttgttggcttccgccgccaatgcatATCGGCAAGCGCCCATCTCTTATCCCATGATCTcggtacacacacacacactcacacatatACTCAACCTCTCTCACTCTCACCCTCGCTTTCTCTCGCACATCGACCCACCCACAATTTCTTCCACGCCTGCAGATGCACAAAAAACTACTTTACCTTCTCCGCTACATCCATCTTTCATATCTATGTATCTATCGATCTTTCGCTCACTTTGTTTAATCTTTTCTTTCTATAAGTATTGCtgtcctctctctttccctatTATATTAacctttaaaaacaaatcttATTATCCATCTCTGTAATATGATAACGAGTTAGAGAGGGTGCGTTTAAAACAATGAACCCAATAAAGTGattatataaataaagaaaattattcatcatGATACAACCTCGGTCTGTATactttacacacacacaaacaccctcGCCCACACATACACCCTCACACATATGTATATTGTGATGTCtttatttcaactttttttgcTAAATAATTAGTCTGTGTGGAGGCGTAAGGCCTTGTATGctagaataaaattgaatttcaaatgtgaatagcgtacatgtacatagtgtctcctttttcttattttgcatatttaatttgTATAAAATAACTTATTCCCTTTTACATATTTTTGGACCCCAGGGACGGAGTACATCGGACCATCAAAGAGATCCCTGATCATTCTCGTCTCTACCACCTATGCTCTTGGCTACATGTTCCTTGCCCTTCCTGCTTATTTCATCCGATCCTGGCGTCTTCTAACACTCATCTTGACGCTGCCTCTCCTATTTCTATTCATATGCTTTATGTAAGAATATACTGTATGTTTCTTCGCATGGGTGTGTTTGGGGGAGAGGTGGGGtgtgagtgtgggtgtgtgtacgCTTGCGAGAGGGACCGCGTCTGTGTGGAAGAGGTGTGACCGCTtacgtgtgtgtgtgggggggtgtTTGTTTGCGTGTCTGACCATGTGATTGTgtaggtgggtgggtgggtgggtgtggCCGCATTCAATCTCGCCTTGGCGTCGGTTACCCAGCCTCGCTAACGGTACACTGTTGGCTGTAACCCGTTGTTACATCTTTATGATCTCCGGATATGCGGACGAAGAACTGTCGACGCCAATATTGGCCATTCCATTGTGAATTATTTGTCTTGATGAGGAAAAAGCGATTTCACCAGTCTTAGGGtgtattgcaagaaaatatatgcaatcaacatgatcaattgcaaatattatgttGCAATTTAACAATTAAAAGATTAATTTTAACTGTAGAAAATCATACACTGCTTGTTTCGAGAAGCAGATTAGAAATCAATCGCATATTCGCAATTAATTTAGAAACTTATGATTGACTTAGGGACCAAAAagagacttgcaattgatcgcaagtttcttgcaacgccccataagTGTATCATTTATCTTCCCACTGACTGGTTAGAAGTGAGCAGAAGTATTACGCGTATCGGCTTGCAAAACTGTTATTGGGTtcttattcaaaacaaaatgcttTGTACATATTCGCGGCGCGATTAAACTTTCCCCATTTAGAAATGCGATGCTGCAGCAGCAGcttgaaattaattcaaatcaaatagaCTAATAGTGAATGCATAAATTGATATTtacatcaataaaataaataatggaaaGTGCAATTTCAAGCTGAAGTTATATTCGTCTCCCAATATTCTATATACGTCTAAGATTGTAACCACTTACACATTTTCTTCTGAAAATATTTGCATAATACATTTAACTTTTGTTAACGTGGTTGTATTATTGCGGTTTTTAGATAAGTTAAACTTCCATGacaaacaaatatttcataattgtgGTTATGAATAACTTTTGATTATAATTGTGGTTTATGTGCTGCACTTGTATGATTAATGAACCATTCTCAAAaaaggaattttgaaaataattacttaTGGAGCGTGTAACATACGTAGTTTTTCCtatgtacttttatttttccttcatcttattcatttttttctgagtAATCTActtttatcaattttatcaaTGTTGATAATTCTAGCAGATACAGAGGGCCTACTataacttttcatgattaacgCATCAGTTGCTTAAagacacaaatatattttttcagattACCTAATATGCCTAAAGCTAAGATACCTCCAAAAATATACTAACCGTTTATCGGATATTAAATTCTTTTACTCCATTCGATTTCAGATGGCTACCCGAGTCTGCAAGATGGCTTATATCTGTGGGGAAATATGACAAGGCCGAAAAAGTTATCAGCAAAGTGGCCGAAGTCAACAAAGCCGAACTACCGAAGCCATTGTTTACAAAAGAATACAGGGAAGAAGAGGTAAAGAGAGAACGCTTTTCTTTGTCATTCTCTCTCGTGTTTTTTTATAGAATAGAGATCAAGGCGAATCTATATTAGATTACCCTTCTAACCAGATTTGAAAATCAACCCTTCCTCATCTAATTTTGTATTTGTCCCTGAAAGCacatattgaattatttttatattatattcgaCACGCAAAGTTACACAATTGGCAGTCCATTGATGGTAAACATGGCAGCAACTCGGATGGCGATTTTGTCTGTGTGAGGGTGTTTTAACATTGGAATAAAACGACTGGAAGTGAACCTAGCATTACTGATGTATGGGGTTttacgggtttttttttttcaactactCACCTTGCAGAAAACTTTGACTTGGATATTGGTAGACACAACTAGCCTCATGTGATCAATTTCGAGTACCAGCAGTTAGGTTTTCTTGCCGATTATAAGTTTcttgatgaaattaatgataaGGTTAATGACAAGGTACAATACAAATGCCAGTCTCTTACCGTCGATAGCGTAATCACTGACAAAGCAATTCGAAAGGAAGTCAATATGCAAGCgcttatttttttgggggggtgttgtttttttcctaagggaagttcaccctgacataaattttatttttaaagtatcaCAACAAcgatgaaaaatattggtggaTTTTTGAGGAAAATCAGTCAAAGAATAACaagtataattttgttttcgatATGATAAGTCATTGGCGAGCTCAATTCCACAATGCAAAactatgtaatttttttatttttttttttattgtactttcagtatatcaacatgcaaatcatttcacatccactcttgaaagaaaaaaatagttatcATAAACCACTAGAagattgaaatttatgcatttaatCATTGATGGATTTACCTTAAACCTTtaccaatattatttttctggtatttttgcacaaacttttcttcagcaTGTTCAGGGTGGAAAAATCAAGTTGCGTTGATGTTTAGAGTTTCGTTTGATTGCAACTATTTCTGCAAGGGGCACAGACCGACAAAGCTCTCGTGGTATTTTCAATGACTCATACCGCTTTCAGTAACTAGCTGGTCCAGACCAGCTCCGGACTAAGTCGTAACATTGTGAGCTTATGAATGCCGCGTGCTAAAATAGCCAACGCCAAACCGATGCAATGTTGACGCTGTTATTTGTAGCACCATACAACCGCCATCCCTTATCTGCCCGATTATTCGAATGGGTGATGGTAAAAGTAGCGCCGCTCTGCTATGTAGTTACTAAACGCTCAGTTGTGGGGACTATTTTATTGCGGGCCTGGTGCAAAAAATAGAGTTACTGAAAACGGTTATACGATCGGTTGGTTGTTAGTCAGTTTATTTCGTGTGATTTTtcaaataaagtcattatattCAGTCGTATAGCGTTTGCAATCTTTAAATAGTGGTCACTTTGGATATCCTTCCTTTTCCATGTTTTCCCATCAGGATCAAAGCCGCAAGGCACATCGACCCTCTGGTCTCGATCTGATCCGCACACCTAGAATGAGAATGAGAACCATAAACCTGATATTTATATGGTAGGTCATCACTGAAGCAAATTTAATTCatagtgcaccccccccccccctcctaagaAAGATCTTGTCGGTATCAGCAGCAACCTAGCTCTCACAAACATTGTTTGACtagtaaataaatatatatatattaggcaTTTTCATAGAAATAATCATTTCCAAAGAGCATTGGATCATCGGTACCCCAGTATTCGCTCGAGCTGCATTTCTTGCAGTTTTCAGTGCTCACTGCACTCACGTTTTTCCTGCTAGGCCTTTACAGGttgattgaaatataaagcagAAGCAAAGATGCCAAATgattttatacaaattttatatagtgtGTTGACTGAAAATAATCTATTGTGCAGTCACGAGCCATCGATTTCGATTATATATAGCTTACATCTTGTCAGAATGCTCTTTCCTTAAGAGTTAAGCGTAACCTAGAGTCACGCTTCAAGTTTTGAATACAGtataaaaatatgtgtatacGTAATAATATCCTGGGGGTATTTCACATAAACTTAGAtgtgaaaaatgttgatttgaataaatagagaaaaatcaaactagcataacgctaaaaatttcatcaatatcggatgtaaaaaagaaagttatggcaatttaaaagtttcgcttattttttacaaaacagtgatatgcacaactcggtgtcatgcaaatgagtcaatcgatgatgtccatcacttactattttttttttattatacaatgtttcatttcttacatattttacaataagggccaaccttcactaaaccatatagtattaaacaatgcaaattcggcatgctcagggaggaattgatcgttgtttcacttgacaatgagaagattaaaatatttcatattaaatagtgagtggatgacgtcatcagtctcttcgttggcataccgaccaggatgcttgtgcatataactgttttgtgaaattaaacgaaactttataatatcataactttcttattttacatccgtttttgatgacattttaagaattgtgcttgttgatttttctcttttttattaaaattaactttttgttggggtggttTTGGCCTTTTTAATAACGCAAACGCACACGTGATATTCAGCGCAGTAAGCAGTAGCATACGTCCTCTGAGCATGATTTGAACTGGGCAATGAAATCGCCAAGCTAATTGCTACACTTTCACTCTTTGTGAAATACTACTGGACATCATCTCTCCTCCCTTTCTCAATCTTTCCCTTCTCTAGGATGGTGAATGCTATGGTCTATCACGGTCTGTCTCTGAATAGTTCAAATCTAGGCGTCAACGACTACGTCGCCTTCGTGATCACTGGTGGTATCGAAATCCCAGCTTACTTTATGGATATTTTCATCGTAGAATTCTTTGGTCGGAGATTCAGTCTCTTCTTCTGCTTGATGGTTGGTGGTTTGGCTTGCCTGTCAAGTGCCTTTATACGTAAGATTTTATCACTATcgtataaaagaaatcaacaaaataaagTAGTATTCATGATCCGactgaaaatgaagaaaaaaaggcgAACACATTATTTCATGAGACGGGGAATTATATAAGGCACGTATTTTTGTTCTGTCCGCCCTGACTCAACCAATAAATATTTCCTTCGGGAATAAAGGACCCGACTACCAGAAGAGGTCTAGAGGACAAAATATGCATTCATAACGGAGATAcccacatgattttttttattgcgaaCGTCTGGTAACGGATCAGGTGAAGAAATTGTTTAAGAGATTGTAATGaagaatttcaatttatttagatGCTAATGTCTTTCGGAAAATGTATAATAATAGGCgacattttaaaatcatgagACTAATATTACATTCATCTAATACTCTATTCCTTGTAGCCTCTGGCGTTGCTTTGACAACTGTTGCTATGGTAGGAAAGTTTGGCATTACCGgttcatttgcaataatatatctATACACTGTCGAGCTTTATCCAACAAATATAAGGTAAGTACTACGTAACCATATCGCAACATAAGCTTCATTTTTACCAAAGTAAATTGTTATAAAGTTTTCGGGTTTAAATTGAATATCtgctcaaaatgtttttttaattcaaagtaGGCATGATTCGATAAAAGTTtttccaaaacaaatataaatgacCTAGGTCATAACCCATAACCATGATCATGTTTGTTTTAGTTGATAGGTTTTCGGAGACAGGTATTTAAGGGAGATTCTTCATCCATAAACAACgggttgatatttttttttttttgttaaatgttaATGCGGCACACCGACATTGCTGGTATTCCTGGTGGTTTCTTGATTGTGGAAATGAAACAAAGTGtatggtttcatttttttttaatataataaataacGACCACTTGTTTAATTTATTTGGTACGATCATTAATACCAGAAATAACTTAAATATTGTTCTTTTCTTCATTGCATAATCTTTGTCCCCCGAACCCAACTCCCCTCTCGAAATGAATAGGGGTGTGGCCATCGGCAACTGCTCCATGTTCTCCAGAGTGGCAAGTATTTCAGCACCCTTGGTACTCATCTTGGCGAAGTATTGGGACCCTCTACCCCTTGTCATCTACGGGTCTCTGTCTGTCATTGCTGCTCTGTCGGCCCTTGCTCTGCCAGAAACACGAGGAAGGAAACTACCGGAGACGCTAGAAGAAGGGGAACAATTCGGACTGAAGTAATTgactttatttgattttatttctgtcATGTCTTATTTAATTGCAAACACGAAAATGACAGaagttcattttattcatttagttatatatatttcttattcaAAGATAAAATGATAGACGAACTTCAATGGATTtgattttacaaatatattgtgattttgcgTATAAAAGCTTGAATTCGATAGACAAGATAAGGAATATAGGTGGCGCCATCAGCTACTGTACTACTTGCCCCTTctgaaataattaaaatcatGAGTATATTTTCAATACGGTGATATGGCTTCCTGTCATTTTATATACAATTCTAAGTATTTCAATTGAAGTTAACCATTTCCCTAACAttaatgaaggaatgaatgtcTGACTACTGTTGCCTCACTGACTTGTTTTGAGAGGGGCTGCAATTAGATACATATCAATGTGTCATTTCTTGTCGAAATTAATAAACTTACAAAAGgtttgaaaattttataaagAAGGAATATCACATCATCTCTCGGAAAGTTTTAATCTTTGGTGCATTAGAAATTAAGCTTCAATTATCACAGAAAGGTCTGACATAGTTTCCCTAGAAATTATATATCCGCCTAGTACCCGATTCCCTCAATCAAGCTTCTCTTAATTATTCTCTGCCTTTGCAGAACTACCCATGTTGATGAAAGCACTAAAGAGCAAGACCACGACGCTTATGAGAATGGGCTCACTCATAGCGAGAAAGGCATGATGAGTTCAGGGACAGCTCATCAGAACCCAGCATTCATTATGGAGGACGACAAATGAGGGCGCTACACCTAAATCATTGGAAATTCAGAGCTTCATTCGATTTAATATATGGAAAATTAATGGGGTAAAAGGATACTGCCAAAAATCAGGTGCTTATGTGACCTGTCATTGTCGagtagttattattattttttttacatcatcatCAGCTATTTAACAAAAATCAGCCGATAACTATGGGTTAAGCCTGCCTGTACCATTTATTTAGAAATTAATAATCCGTCCctgatatattaaaaaaaataataataataaggtaGATTACCGTGCTAAAGCCATATTTCGTTGGtcaaatttgataattatacatgcatttttttattttcaaaatgtagatTAAACTTGCAATTCAATATGGAGTAATGGAAAGTATCCGTAATTTCGCTTATCAAACTAGTCTTGTTAGTAATTTAAAGAAAACGTTTCAGGAGAATGAAAGAGAAAGGGGTGAGATTTGAATTTTACAAACTGCCTGGTGGGTGTGAATGCAGTCGTACACTCATCTGGagatttattatatatttttttcaagctaTGCAATAAATGAGATCCATTTGTATTTTCAAAACTGTTACGTAACTTAAGACCCAAATtcatagatagatatatagataaatggtttgtcaataaaaaaaatcaagacatCATTGCGGCTAAGGCCGAATTGCGATGTATTTACAAGGtaataatgacattaaaaaatgtttaaacaagacagataattacaaaataaataatacggATAAAGTATGGTATTGAAACTACTTGTGTTGTGGAATTCTATATTAACTGAAAGTAAATTGTATGTCTGTATAATAAATAATCGgaaataattaacaaattaaCGGAAACATTAAACAATTTGGCAAAAGGTATTTCAAATGACgaaaacataaaatgataaaagacGTACAAACTATAAGATTCATGCATGTCCTATTATGAGTTTATGAAAACGTGGGTAGCGTCTGTGTTAATAATTCGTGTAGTATGCTGCCAGTTATCtattaaacacaaacataaTAACATAATGAACAAATCCTTTTATCggtgaaaaaatatgaagattatAGTCAGAAGCGTTTCCTGGTGTACAATCAGATTTGAATAATAGATATGCACTGGCGGTAAATTATAGTAAGTAAAAGATCACTCAAATTAATCTGAAACTAACCATTTCATTTAAGGACTACGAATATTACATTAAATAAGAATTTTTAACCAATATTACGAATTAAAAACTTATTGAATCATGACATTGTATATGTACAGTTAGATAATAATTGATTATGATAACTCAAGTCTATTTAGGCCGACCAAACTAACAGAGTCCATTCTTATTCAGTAGTCGGACGAGAAATGGTAGGGCGCTACTACGATACCTTACAGTCCTGCATTTGAGTTCTCTCAGTTTGTCACTGTGTCTCAGGGATATATGATATGTATGCGTGCTCTGAAGTTTAGGTAGCCAGTCACAAAAATTGATAAGGAGAGACTTGGCCAAATTCAGGCtgccattcattcattcatttatttactgtCAATGTTTTGAGCCAAGCGATAAACTAACAGCTCGACAAGCTTTGAGAAGTGATCCTCGTCTATGCATGGGTGACTTAGGCATTTATGTCCAAAAATTCGGCACAATGTACCGTGCTGACCGGTATGATTGAGAAAGGGCGGGGCAAGCGCAACTAGTTGGAACTGAGCTGACGATAGCGGTTTGTTTTTGGTGAAGATTTGTTTATACCGGTATGCCATTTTGACAAGAGTTACGACAAACTTTTGAATATACTATAATTATCTTTTTCATATTAGAAGGAtgcacaaaaaatatttcatatatgtatacatcataTTGGTAATTAGATGAGATTTTATAGATAGAGTCAAAGACGACtctagtcaaatatgactaatcgccactcaaaccaatataatataaagaaGAAGTTAAGTAGATCGGACGAAGCTTTGTAAATTCGCGTGAGCAAAGATTGTAGAGGCAAGATCAAGAAGTGGCGTCAGCTAAACAGCGCCATTTAT
Proteins encoded in this window:
- the LOC129258406 gene encoding organic cation transporter protein-like, translating into MKFDDILKTVGEFGPYQQRVYVISLIFKFTVSWATMISVFMNASVDHWCATPEWDPGCDKYGLSDEACEQAQKNGSIPSNYTSDGELVYAQCEKYNVSGVGFWPGIDPSNYSSATTSCDDGWVYDDSQYETTTVTDFDLVCGKGDLTQVSQSIYYGGFLAGSIFFGILSDVIGRWWTLFLTNLVSLISGVAIVFSPTWWFFATMRFFMGFGNIAFNITLYVIGTEYIGPSKRSLIILVSTTYALGYMFLALPAYFIRSWRLLTLILTLPLLFLFICFIWLPESARWLISVGKYDKAEKVISKVAEVNKAELPKPLFTKEYREEEDQSRKAHRPSGLDLIRTPRMRMRTINLIFIWMVNAMVYHGLSLNSSNLGVNDYVAFVITGGIEIPAYFMDIFIVEFFGRRFSLFFCLMVGGLACLSSAFIPSGVALTTVAMVGKFGITGSFAIIYLYTVELYPTNIRGVAIGNCSMFSRVASISAPLVLILAKYWDPLPLVIYGSLSVIAALSALALPETRGRKLPETLEEGEQFGLKTTHVDESTKEQDHDAYENGLTHSEKGMMSSGTAHQNPAFIMEDDK